AGCCATTTATCGAAAGATCGGATTTTCTAGAATGACGCGGCCCGCAGTGACATTAACGATCGTCCTCACGAGCAACAGTCGCTCGTGCATTCCAACGAATCGACTTTGAAATGTTTGCGGGAGATCTAGCTGGCTCCCACCGAGTCTAACAACACGTGTCCTCGTAGTCTCGCGTTGGAACGTTGAACGCGTAAGTAAATACGATgcgtttctttgtttctcgGTTTCGAATCAAGCTGGCATAAACAAAGCAACACGGCGGAAATTCGTTGGACGGTTGCATCTGTGTGACGGGCAACGGTGTCAGTAACGATGATAGGGACCAATTGGACGGTGACGTAATATATCAcagaaataacgtttaaaattCGAGGAGTGGTCATCGCGACAACGGCGGCTCGTCCGATTACAATTGACATCGGTATTGCGTTTCATCGATTCACGCTGATCGACGCGCTACGAAACTGCCTCGAACCGGCACGATATGTATTTTCCTGGCCGATCGTTTATTATCGAGAACGTCCGTAAGAGAAACGTTAGACTCGCCGAACCGACTGACTTCACAATTACCGGTAACTTGATTCGGGATTCGTCGGACGTAACACGTTTATCATTTCCCGGTAAGTTCGCGTGGCGGCTCGGAAAGCACCTTATCTTTCCATACCGGGTACTTCGAGATTCGTGGAATCGAGATTAGTCACGAATACATTTTGACAGAGCCGGCTATTTCTAACGCGCCTTGTGGCCGCAGGGGGTGCGACCGATATGCGTATTTTTAGAAAACGATGTTATTAACCCTCTACCGTTTGAGTACGCTTCGATAGGAATACCCTTTCACGTTGCGATACGCATAGATCGATATCGTTCGTTCTTTGATCAACGATCTCTCGAATATACCTGTGATATATCATCGATGAATTTCGAGTCTCGCGGGATATAAGCGTGAAATTTCGTACAGTGTTATAAGCATTCGGTACAAGGTCGATCAACGAAACGGAAAAGCAAGGCTCTCACGAAAGCAAATATATCGTCTGTTCGCAGAGGCGACATGAATAAAACGGAACTGAACATCGTCTTGAACAGCGAGCCAGCGAGGACATCCTCGAGTGTAATTCATTCGCACATTCCGGTGCCGAGGATATCGAATGCAATTAAAGCCCAAGAAAGGTGTCCCCCATCCCGCAGGGGGTCCTTCGAAAAGCTGTCGCACAGAGGAGTGTCGGTGGCTGCTCAAAGGGCGTCCTTCGAGAAGCTCGACGCTTCCGTTCAGCAGCAACGATCGAGGAACAATAATTTGTCGAGCTCGAGCATCGAGATGCGCAACTCGGAGACTGAGAAACTTGCTTTCCACGCTACTACTAACTGCAAGACGAACGAGCTGGTCGGTGTCGCGAAATTGAACAGGAGCAATAGCCTGGAGAGCAAGTGGAAGAGCAAATACGAGGAATCGGAGAAGAGGAGGAAATTGTTGCTACAGAAGAGCGAGGCcggtaattaataattagtaataagTTTCGCGGCGTAATGAGCGTTTGTATGGGCCGCCTAAAGTCGTTAGAGAACTTTATTATGATTCCATTAGTCATCATTAACGAAGTGACGAAACACGGCTTCTTCCCTCCGCTTGCGAACATCAATTCGATTAAACAGTTGGGATAGGAGGTTGGTAAATATGGAACGGCGCCGGTCGTAGTTACAACTTTCCTTTCGTACATCTTTCGGgaactttttattcttttttcttttttttttttctatttttttcaacACGTGCTTCGTATAGATATTTCTCGTTGCGATcttatttctcaattttacgCGATCAATTTCCAACAGCAAGTTCGATTCTTCGAATCGATTAATCTGTTATTGCAAGAAAGATCAAGGTGTAATGGACTTACGTAAAATAAGAGCAAGGCACGATACGTATAGCGAGAGGGAAGTGGCTGATGCATGGTTGTAGTTCATGGCCAATCATCCGACAATCATACAACTTAAACGTTGTTCGGTCGTGATTCACTCGTGCACGCGAAACGAATTCTATGACGTTTCTTAGTCATTGGCCATACGCGATGAAATTATAGATTAATCGGAATAAAATATCACCTGAGTATCGTGACGTCTGCATCTGCGAGTACATTTGCAATTAATCtattaaagttttaataaaCGTTTTTTATCGCAGCAAGCAAGGAACATGCCGACTTGGAGAAGAAATATCAACAACTACAGAGACAAAATAGCACTTTGCAGTCGCAAGTCCaagaaaaagaacagagaCTTCAAAAGTTGCGAACAGGTAGTTGTTTATACATTCCACAAACCTTTTCCGACGTTCGTTGTTCTTATTTAACGAATTCCTTCATTTTCTTACAGTTTCCGAAGCGGTATGCAAAGAGTACGAACAACTGAAGCATCAATACGAAACTGAGACAGGCGCTATGCATAAAGCCATGCAACAAGCATCGCAGGTAAATCTAAAACAATCCATTTCGCTTTTATAATTGTAGATGCCGTGATACAGAGCTcgtgtattttattcttcggtataatctttattattacgcTTAATATCGCGTAAGAGGAAAGATCTGTTTCCAAGGTTGTAACTGGGCAGGCAATTCTATGCATaatttatcgtataaattaaaatcgctTTCAGTGGTACAGACAAAATCGCGAACTGAAGAGAAGGTCGCAGATCATCGCACAAAAATTGTTGCAATCGAATCCGGAAGGCTCTCTAGACCTTGAGATAGCGGACGAAGTTGACTCGAATTTCGAAGATCTTGATCAGTTGAGAGAAACGGTGAAAGGTATAAACAGAGATTAGTAGCTTACAATTTCACCGTTAATTATGCAAGTTACTTATAAGAGCGGGTAATTTGCAGAATTAAGTAAAGAGATAGCGAGACTTCAGACGGAGCTGCATTCCGCGCGTCTTCAAGAGTTTGAAGCTCAAGAACAAGTGACGCATTTGACCACGCAGTTGGACGAGGAGAGAACTCTCAGACGAAAATGTAATTGGAAATATCTGTACGATTCTTCAACGTtcgtgtaataatatataataatgaaattttccaattagGTGAAGAGAAGGTGAACGAGATGAAGgtgcaaaaagaaaacatgGAGAGGGTGACGAAGATGGTTGCAGAGGAAGTGCAGGCGTTGAAAGCTCAATGCGATCGCGAGAGAGAAAACGCGAAGATTATGAAGATAGAGGCCGAAAGGGTAAGATGCCTTTAAAATGGCTGTGTTTCAAGGCAGTCGCAAGACGAACAATTTAAATGTCATTGTTAGCGTCACGTCTTCCGTAGAGGTATGCCACCGGTATGCATGCCAAGCTTGGGTACCATGTTCTAGTTTCGGGTTTTCGTACTTATAAAGAGAGCGAcgtttttctaattaaattcttaGCAATGGTTCGATGTCATTATACTCCGTGGCACTTGTAGGACGATAAGAATGTCCTAGAAGGATCTGGCCACGTAGTGGGAAAGATGATGAGCCGTCTGGCGAAAGGACCGAGTCGAACGGCTCTTGAGGGAGAAGAATTAcgcgtaaaaatttataacaggCATTCTGTATCGTACTTTTAACAGGtacaaaaggaaagaaacgtgCTGGCTCATCAGAGCGCACTGCTGATGGCTGAAGTTGGCGATGACCCTAATGGAAGATTATTAACCGTTCTACAAGAGGTGGAGTCTTTGAAGAGATTATTGGAGGAAGAGCAACAGAACCATGCTTCTCACATACAGATGCTGGAGGAGAAGTTGGAGGAGAAAGAGTCGAACGTGGAGTTCGAAATAGTAGAGGAAAAGTTAAAGCTGGCCGAGTCAGAGTTGGAAGTCGTAACGCAAAGGGCAGAAAGGGCGGAAAAGTCGGTGGAAACTCTGGAAGGAATGGTTCAAACTTTGAAGGCGAAGATCAGTGAGCTGGAAGAAAAGCTTTCCAGGCCACCACCACCCCCTTTACCTCCACCTCCGCCGCCGCCGATGTTCAACAACGGTGGACAATCGTCGATAAAATTGctgacgaaagaaaaaattaattcggaACGAAACGCGGTGACTGACATGGAGAACATGCTTGGAATCACGAAAAAAACACCGACGGTTGCGCAACAGCCTGGTAATTATGTTTTAGATTTTGCAGGTGGTTGAGCAACTGTGCTAATATCGTgcgttatctttattttttaatcgttccAGCTATCGACGACATTATCAACCAAATAAAAGGTGGACGTTTCACGTTGAAGCAAACGGATGTAAGTTTATGCAATCGTGgacattatttttctatacgtAAATTACGTTTCTCAAGTGAAACGATTCGTTGCAGAAACAAAgggaagaggagagaaaaagacgACAGGAAGCGGAAAGCGCGCCGCCCGCTGTCTCggaaatgttaaatattttggGTACCATGAGAAGAAGAGCCAAGCCGATAAAGCAATCGTTGAAATCAACAGACTCATCCACATAAAAGTAGATGCTGTCGGTAATATGCGAAAGATTTGTACGCCTCAGGCACGAGTTACGTGCCATTGTTCGGACATTAATCgcgacgaatatttttttaaacaaagatCTGTTCTACAagaatgtttatattatttatttagatggaaaataaattttctaccacTAAACGTAGTTGACTACATTGACGGTCCATGAAAGATCTAACTATTCATGTACTTTTAGGTATAAAGAGAATGAACGACAGATGGTTAACAGGGCAAGTGACAGGAGACAGTTTGCAGTAAGCAGTACGAAAAGGTGTATTATAAAAAGCTGATTACATGTAAAACATAGTAGTTCGTTGTACAATAGATTGTCAAAGAAACCAACTTTCGAAAGCGCATACCTTCCTTTGTTACACGAAAGGAAGGtgtttgttctttctttttcttaggAATATGAGACGAATTAACGTTAGTCCTTCAAATTGATTAAGGTACTTCACTTTTTATTCTGTCGATAATTGATTGTAATCTGAAAGCTTCGAAGAGAAGCACTCTCCTGTAAGGTGTCATTTCATTGTCAGACTCGGTCCATGTTCCAGATACAGCACTGTCCGATTCTTTCTCGACTGAAAATTCAAAGCTTATCGTTGCTTCCTGCGCAAAAATTTCTTCCTCCGGATTGCTCCATATAATAGCCGGTTCACACgtattatctttctttttactttttggtTTTTTAACTAGTTCCGGTCTTTTTGTCTTATAGAATTTAcagattaatatataatatgaaaaattgaagggCATCTTCTTGTTATTTGCCTTTTTTATATCGGacattaaattttccaaaagtGGCACGGATATCTGTGCTGGAATATTAACAAATCTTTCGTTGATCAATAAACCTAATACTTCCGTCTCGTTTTCAAGAAGATTTTTTATCATAGCGTCTACTGTGTCCGTCGCATGTTCCTTTGCCATTTGCGTCAGTAattctctgagttgttgtataCAAGGATAACTCTGAAACAAACCAACTTGCGCATCACCGAATGTCTTTTGTACCAATTAAACgacattatatacaatatacttACCTGTTTagaagataaattaattactgtagTAATACCAAACACGTCGTTGACATCGGTATCTTCGTCGTCCGATTCCTCTAAATCCGCCGATTGTTTGACAACCGAACCTACGTAGTTTTCACGGATTATTAAATCTGCCAGACCACCTAAATCAACATGAGCTTTCAAAAACAATTGTTGTAGTAAGGTCTTAATGCCATGATAATCCGGATCCACTGGATATCTTCCTTCGAAGTCTACTTGAATTTCCATTccctaaatataaaaagaattttatactttaacgtttatttatatttaatattttgtagtaCGACATATTAATCGtgaaatacgaaatttaaaaaatatacttaacTTGATTACAGAATacaattcgaaataaattcacattttctttgattataagtaatttttatCACAAATTAAAGATGTCTTTGTCATTAACCCCTTAACCTGCGAGGTTGTGTTAGAGACGTAGTACGTCGATCGGGCCGAACATAAACAACACGTGTAAGGGACGTGGTACGTCGATAGGACCAAACATCAACAAGACGCGTGAGGAACATGGTACATCGATGTTATTGAATTGTTATTTACTTCAAGATAATAAATCTTTCTTGTTCGATCAATCGGTAGTAATTACTTATCAAACatcttgcaaaataaaattagttgtACGCATGCATTTATATATCAAAAGAGATGTGCGATTTGCACGACTTCGAACGCTCAGCCAAACTGTCAAACGACTTGACGCGAGAACGATCGTGTCATTGCTTATGACACACGCTATTGGAACATAAATCGTAAGACAAGGGGTTAACAATTTACAACACTGTATTTGCTTAACAATGATCCCATAGAATTGGCACTCTGTTGGTTATGACAGTTATACGAATGATTTTCGCAATAGCTAAAGATTATACGCGTACTTAATtattacgtttcattttcgacGAATGTCAATTGTCTCAAAGACAGCTTTCAAATAAATGTGAATCAACGACCGCGTGCTCGAAAGTAGGGTTAAGACCGACTAATCACATTTTATACTGATTTTTTTCACTCAAATTCCTTACCTCTTCTTCCAGCGGTTCCTTCTCGTTATCCTCGCTACTTGACGAACTTTGATCATCTTCCCTGGAAAGTGGGAAAACTCGCTGGTCACGTTTTTTGGTCGGAGCAGCCATTGTCACGGACTGAGGAGCTGTTCTGCCGTTCTGCTGTACACCAcgtgatatttatatataccgTAGTATCAAcgcaattgtttttaattttcaagaatgCTAAGATCTCGGTAATTACTCGTTCGAGTAcgatacttatatttttactacttatattttttaataaagaaacaaccataaatattcctttttattttttaacaaatataagTTAGGTATTCGAgttttacatacaattatttcaaatataaaacagtaaaaatatttgtttagtaTCTAGCAAGAATTATGACCGATAACATTACAATATTAAtcgcataaaataattatatcgcaTTTAAGTCTTAATTGGTTCAAATTTCAGTTACTTTGAACGTTGGTCGACAGATGTCGCCAAATACATACTTTTGTCGTCGCGCGGCTCCAGTGATCAGTCACAGCTCATTTAACGCGCGAGTGTGTCGTATGCGGTGTAGCGTTAATTTTACAAGACTTTTTTGCACAAAAAGGAAATGTGTTCGAGGCGAGAAAGAAGGTAAGCGAATTTGACGAGCCATGTTATTTATGGCAAAAAGACACGAATGAagttaagaaacaaaaagtaaAAGGACGTGTTTCGTGACTCTATACCGAAGGTCGTAAATTTCGTATCCACCGCTGTGGAAAGTGTCGTCATTCGTCATGCGCTTGAAACGTACCGCGCAAGCGAactgtttttttaaataaaaactttgCTATTCAGCTACTCGTTACTCCAAAACGTAATCGTTAGAAAGGATAATGCGCGTAACGCTACTCGAGAAAGTTACCTTGAATTCGGTACTCGTTCGATAGGTTTCGATATAACGGGAGGGAAAAATTTGAACTTGGAGTCACATACTCGTGTGCAGTGAGGCGAAGACGCGTCCGTTGTCGGCACTGCAAGCCAAAATTCGATTAAAGTTCTCGCGCATGGGCCGAAGGAAATCCTGTTTTCTCAAATTTCCCGGAGTCTGTCAGGTGGCACCACGGCGTTCACCGGTCCGGGTACATCGCATCGAACAATACGGAGCAGTGCGATCGCTTTTTTAGGTTATAAAAACACGtagccttataacgtatatcccCGAGTTATAGAGTAAAATATTCGCGCAAAAAGCAGAGCCGACGGTGGCTCTCTTTTGTCGTGCTCCCCCGTGAATATTTCGTGAGTGCTTTGAGCTGTGGCGGGCGGTGAGATggctgtctctctttctctcttctagTACctgtatttctatatatctatctctgtttctttctctttatctgGTGTTTTTATAGATGTTCGGCTGAATAGATGTTCTCGAACAGTGTACCACGTACATCCCCCCTTCGCGATTGTACCTCGTGATACGCATACAACGTGTGTCTATATCGTGTATCGATGTACACAATGCTCCCGATGCATCAACGATTAGTTCGATTATCAGCTACGTAACCGGAAGTAAATAGTTTCAGCGAACTTTTACGCGACCCGAAGGAACTACGAACCTTGTCTTACACTCCATCTTAACTtctaatctttctttttatgttttctatcgatttttattcctAACGAAATagcatcttttttctttttttt
Above is a genomic segment from Bombus pascuorum chromosome 9, iyBomPasc1.1, whole genome shotgun sequence containing:
- the LOC132910381 gene encoding shootin-1; the protein is MDKGVNRSSFLYRSTNVNGETIAARGDMNKTELNIVLNSEPARTSSSVIHSHIPVPRISNAIKAQERCPPSRRGSFEKLSHRGVSVAAQRASFEKLDASVQQQRSRNNNLSSSSIEMRNSETEKLAFHATTNCKTNELVGVAKLNRSNSLESKWKSKYEESEKRRKLLLQKSEAASKEHADLEKKYQQLQRQNSTLQSQVQEKEQRLQKLRTVSEAVCKEYEQLKHQYETETGAMHKAMQQASQWYRQNRELKRRSQIIAQKLLQSNPEGSLDLEIADEVDSNFEDLDQLRETVKELSKEIARLQTELHSARLQEFEAQEQVTHLTTQLDEERTLRRKCEEKVNEMKVQKENMERVTKMVAEEVQALKAQCDRERENAKIMKIEAERVQKERNVLAHQSALLMAEVGDDPNGRLLTVLQEVESLKRLLEEEQQNHASHIQMLEEKLEEKESNVEFEIVEEKLKLAESELEVVTQRAERAEKSVETLEGMVQTLKAKISELEEKLSRPPPPPLPPPPPPPMFNNGGQSSIKLLTKEKINSERNAVTDMENMLGITKKTPTVAQQPAIDDIINQIKGGRFTLKQTDKQREEERKRRQEAESAPPAVSEMLNILGTMRRRAKPIKQSLKSTDSST
- the LOC132910388 gene encoding protein BCCIP homolog — translated: MAAPTKKRDQRVFPLSREDDQSSSSSEDNEKEPLEEEGMEIQVDFEGRYPVDPDYHGIKTLLQQLFLKAHVDLGGLADLIIRENYVGSVVKQSADLEESDDEDTDVNDVFGITTVINLSSKQSYPCIQQLRELLTQMAKEHATDTVDAMIKNLLENETEVLGLLINERFVNIPAQISVPLLENLMSDIKKANNKKMPFNFSYYILICKFYKTKRPELVKKPKSKKKDNTCEPAIIWSNPEEEIFAQEATISFEFSVEKESDSAVSGTWTESDNEMTPYRRVLLFEAFRLQSIIDRIKSEVP